Within Paenibacillus albicereus, the genomic segment TGATCGCAACCGTCAGAGCACGCTGGTATTTCGCGCTTGTGCCCGTCACACGGCGTGGCAGAATCTTGCCGCGCTCGCTGATGAACTTGCGAAGCAGGTCCGTGTCCTTGTAATCAATGTGCTTGATTTTGTTCACGGTGAAGTAGCAGACTTTACGGCGCTTGTTGCGGCCGCCTTTGCGGAACTTGCGCTCTGGACGCTCGCCGCCGTCTTCTCTTTGCTTGAATCCCATGGTCTATCCGTCCTTTCCTTTAAAATGGCAAATCATCTTCGGAGATGTCGATCGGACGTCCGTCATCCGAGAAAGGATCCCGGCTGTTCGAAGAACCACCGCCGCCGCGATTGCCCCCGTAGGAACCTCCGCCTTGGCTTCCGCCGCCCGATTGGCCGCCGCCACCACCATAGCCTCCGTTGCCGCCGCCGTAATTTCCACCGCCGCCTCCGTTGCCGCTGCTTCCGCCGCCGCTGTAAGAGCCTTCCTCACGCGGAGCGTTGTTGTCGCGGTTGCCGGATTCCAGGAACCGAACGTTGTCGGCAATGATTTCCGTCACGTAGACGCGCTTGCCTTCGTTGTTCTCGTAGTTCCGGACTTGCATCCGTCCTTCGACTGCCGCCAGACGACCTTTGCGCAAGTAATTGGCGCAGGTTTCGGCGAGCTGCCTCCAGGTGACGATCGGTATGAAATCGGCTTCGCGCTCGCCGGATTGGCTGTTGAAGGGCCGATCCACCGCCAGCGTGAACTGCGTGACCGCAACTCCCGAAGGGGTATAGCGAAGCTCCGGATCTCGGGTGAGCCTGCCGATCAGAATGACACGGTTCAACATCGTACGCACCTCCCAAGTCAGCTGAATCTTGGCTTACGCTACGTCTTTGACGATCAGGAAACGGATGACATCATCCGTAATCTTGATGACGCGGTCCAGCTCGTTGACCACTTCGGACGGACCCGTAAAGTGGACAAGAACATAGATCCCGTCACGGATCTTGTTGATCTCATACGCAAGACGGCGCTTGCCGAGAACGTCGGACTTGGAAACCTCTCCGCCATTCGCGATGATGCCATTGAACTTTTCGACGAGAGCTTGAACTGCTTCTTGCTCCGTCTCCGGACGAATGATGTACATCAATTCGTATTTGCGCACTTTGATTCACCTCCTCTTGGACTAAGCGGCCCTTCCCACCCTTGCGGATGAAAGAGCAAGGAGCGAGGGATTAACTCGCATACCAACCTACTATACCAGAACAGCCTGTCCGACGCAACCCGCCGCAGACGGGACTGGAGCTTGAAGAGACCGCTATGCGTGCGAATAATTCCCGCTGATGATTCGTTTCCGCCCGGCAGACACTAAGCGTCCGGTCCTGAGACAGGCCCGGGTTCAGGCCCGCATCGAGCCTGAACCCAGGCAACCGCGCTCCGGCGGCCGGATTCCAAGCGGAAGGAGGAGAAGCGCGAATGGGCGAGCGGACTAAATTCGAAGCGGGCTTCAAAGCGCCGAACGACGGCTGGTACATGGAGGCGGGCGAAGATTCCTTCCATATGGGAATTTCCCATCCCAAGAAGATTTCGTTGAAAAAAGGCCAGCATTTTCCAAAAACCACGAACCACAACCGCGTCTGGGTCAAAATGCCGAAAGGCTGAGCTGAAACCGGACAAACCTGCTGCGCATAAAAGCGCCGAGGCCGGCCATACTATCCTTGACGGCGCGACAAAGATGAGGGTGTGGTTCCGTTGGCCGTAAAAAGCGCAAGGGCACAGACACAGCAAAGAACTCATGTTCACGATCACAGAGAAGCGAGGGGTTGCGCCAAAGACAGTTGTCTTTAAGGCCATCGCCGCAGCGGGCGCAAAAGTCTTCGGACAGTTGAAGCCGGGCGGCATTCCGTGCGATTCGATGAAGAAAGTGCAGCTTGATTGATCTTGCAGCCCATTAAGCGCCGTCAGCAAAAGCCCAGCCAATCGGCTGGGCTTTTGCTTTCCGTCTTGCCGGACCTCGGCAAACGGAATTCGGGCATGAAAAAAGCGGCTCTCTGTCGAGAGCCGCTGATGATAGTAGCTGTGGATGGCGGAAAGGGTGGGATTCGAACCCACGCACGCCGTGAGACGCCTAGCTGATTTCGAGTCAGCCCCCTTGGGCCACTTGGGTACCTTTCCGCAGCATGATAGATCATATCATACGCCAAGCAATGATGCAAGCAAATGTTTTGAATCGACTAGGAAGAAGCCGCCTCTCCGCCCGCTTCCTTCCGATCGGCCGCTGCCCGCAGCACCTTCTTCAGATTCTTCTCGAACTTTGCCCGTGGAATCAGAACGCTATGCTTGCAGCCGACGCACTTGATCCGGATGTCCATGCCCATGCGGATGACTTCCATCTCGTTCTTTCCGCACGGATGGGGCTTCTTCATCTGAACGACATCGCCCAGCTCGAATTGCTTGCGCTCCATACCCGTCACCTCTTCCTCTGACCGCTGCTCCGATCCTCCGGCCGCAGCGTCCGCTCCTATCCATCTTACACTCCCCGCCGGTTCTAGGCCAGCGCTTCTTGCGGCCCTTCTCCGCTGCGCAGCAGCAGCTGCAGCTCCCGGTTGATCTGGCGGGATACGGTCGCCTCCGTGTTCGGCAGGCACTCCGCCACGATGCGCAGCTTATACTCGGCCGTCGTCATCGACGTGACGCCGAGCAGGTCCGGCACCTTGACGAGGTTCGGGTTGTCGAGCTTCTCCAGCATGCTTCGAATGCTTTCCGCCGCCTTCTCGACCTGGATGCCGTTGGGCACGTCGACGTCCACCACGGCGAGCGAATTGTTGAGCGAGAAGTTCGTCACCTGGGAGATGGTTCCGTTCGGGATGATGTGCACTTCTCCCGTCCATGTCTTCAGCCTCGTCGTCCGCAGTCCGATCAGCTCGACCGTGCCTTTGTACGTCCCCGTCTGGATGACGTCGCCGACGGCGAATTGATCCTCCAGCACGATGAAGAAGCCGGTGATGACATCCTTCACGAGGCTCTGCGCCCCGAAGCCGATCGCCAATCCCAGTACGCCGGCGCCCGCCAGCAGCGGCGCGACATTGACGTTCAGCATCGACAGCACGAGCATTCCCGTGATGAAGTAGACGACATAATTGGTTACGTTTTTCAGCAGCCTCCCCAAGGTCACGACGCGCCGCGTCCGCTGCTGCACCCGTGTCTCCCGCTCCATCACCTTGTCGATCGCCTTGCCGACGATGAAGATGATGAGCTGGCCGATCAGCAGGATGAAAGCGACCTTGATGCCGATAATCGTCGCGTTGATCCAGAACTGGCTGTCAAAGTAATTCGTCATCGCCTTCCAAAACGCGCTCGTCTTTTGGGCCACGTCCTCTGTCACGCCCCCCAGGTCCGTCGGCAGCGGAGCAGCGGACGGTTGCGGGCTCGCAGAAGGCTCGGCGCTCCCGGATGGCGGAAGCGATGCCGCAGGATTCGCCGCTGTCAGCAGCTGAAGC encodes:
- a CDS encoding YjzC family protein, which codes for MGERTKFEAGFKAPNDGWYMEAGEDSFHMGISHPKKISLKKGQHFPKTTNHNRVWVKMPKG
- a CDS encoding DUF951 domain-containing protein, whose protein sequence is MERKQFELGDVVQMKKPHPCGKNEMEVIRMGMDIRIKCVGCKHSVLIPRAKFEKNLKKVLRAAADRKEAGGEAASS
- a CDS encoding mechanosensitive ion channel family protein, whose product is MNFMLQLLTAANPAASLPPSGSAEPSASPQPSAAPLPTDLGGVTEDVAQKTSAFWKAMTNYFDSQFWINATIIGIKVAFILLIGQLIIFIVGKAIDKVMERETRVQQRTRRVVTLGRLLKNVTNYVVYFITGMLVLSMLNVNVAPLLAGAGVLGLAIGFGAQSLVKDVITGFFIVLEDQFAVGDVIQTGTYKGTVELIGLRTTRLKTWTGEVHIIPNGTISQVTNFSLNNSLAVVDVDVPNGIQVEKAAESIRSMLEKLDNPNLVKVPDLLGVTSMTTAEYKLRIVAECLPNTEATVSRQINRELQLLLRSGEGPQEALA
- a CDS encoding single-stranded DNA-binding protein, which codes for MLNRVILIGRLTRDPELRYTPSGVAVTQFTLAVDRPFNSQSGEREADFIPIVTWRQLAETCANYLRKGRLAAVEGRMQVRNYENNEGKRVYVTEIIADNVRFLESGNRDNNAPREEGSYSGGGSSGNGGGGGNYGGGNGGYGGGGGQSGGGSQGGGSYGGNRGGGGSSNSRDPFSDDGRPIDISEDDLPF
- the rpsR gene encoding 30S ribosomal protein S18; this translates as MGFKQREDGGERPERKFRKGGRNKRRKVCYFTVNKIKHIDYKDTDLLRKFISERGKILPRRVTGTSAKYQRALTVAIKRSRQVALLPYTTDN
- the rpsF gene encoding 30S ribosomal protein S6 is translated as MRKYELMYIIRPETEQEAVQALVEKFNGIIANGGEVSKSDVLGKRRLAYEINKIRDGIYVLVHFTGPSEVVNELDRVIKITDDVIRFLIVKDVA